CGGCACGGGCGTAGGCGCTAAAAATCGCCTCCCTGCCGGCCAAGGCCGCGACCATAATCACTAGGCTCGAACCGGGCAAATGAAAATTGGTGACCATTGCGTCAACTATACCGAACCGGTAGCCGGGAGTGATAAAAATGTCAGTCCACCCGGCGAAGGGGCCGACGCCCCCCAGGGCCTGGAAGGAGCCCTCCAGGGCCCGGGCCGAGGTGGTGCCCACGGCCACCACGGGGCGGCCCTGGGCCTTGGCCTCGCGGATCTGCTCGGCGGTCTCGGCGGGCACCTCGGCGAATTCGGCGTGCATCCGGTGCTCGCGGATGTCCTCGGCGCGAACTGGGCTGAAGGTGCCGTAGCCCACATGCAGGCTCACCTCGGCCCAGCCGAAGCCCCGGGCGGCCAGGTCCGCCCGGAGTTCGGGCGTGAAGTGCAGCCCGGCCGTGGGCGCGGCCACGGAGCCGCGCTTGTCCTGCCGGGAGTGCAGGGTCTGGTAGCGGGCGCGGTCCGCCTCGGAGTCGGGGCGCTGGATGTAGGGCGGCAGGGGCATGTGCCCGATGCGCTCGAACAACGCGGCCAGGTCGCCCCGCCAGTGCAGGCGCACCCGGCTGTGTCCGAAGTCGCCGCGTTCGATGACTTCAATTTCCAGGTCGGGGTCGAAAGTGAGGCGCTGGCCGGGCTTGGGCTTCTTGGAGGCGCGCAGCAGGCCGTGGGCCTCGGCGTGGAACCAGGAAGAGCCGGGGGTGCCCTCCGCCACGGGGGAGATCAGCGGCAGGGGCGTGAGCAGCAGGAACTCCACGGCCCCGCCCGTGGGCTTCCTGGCCAGCAGGCGCGCCGGGAGCACGCGGGAGTTGTTGGCCACCAGCAACGCTCCAGGCGGCAAATGCGCGCCCAGGTCCGCGAAGCGGGCCTCGCCCGACGCCCCACGGCCCCTCTCCACCAGCATCAGGCGCGAGGCGTCGCGCCGGGAGGCGGGCTCCTGGGCGATGAGGGCTTCGGGGAGGTCGAAGCGGTAGGCGTCGAGTCTGGTTTCGTCGGCCAATGTTTTCAGCGGCAGATGCCGAAGCGGAGGATCCAGTAGATGGCGGCCACGCCGTCGCGCCAGCCGATCTTCTTGCCCTCGTCGTAGGTGCGGCCGTAGTAGGCCACGGGCACCTCGTAGACGCGGGCCTTGAGCCGGGCGCACTTGGCGGTGAGCTCCGGCTCGATGCCGAAGCGGTCGCAGACCAGGTTCATGCGCGTCAGCAGGTCGCGCCGGAAGACCTTGTAGCAGACCTCCATGTCCGTGAGGTTGAGCCCCGTGAACACGTTGGACAGAAGCGTCAGGAAGCGGTTGGCCAGATAGTGCCAGAAGTAGAGCACCCGGTGCGTGCCGCCCAGGAAGCGCGAGCCGTACACCGCGTCGGCCCGGCCGCGCAGGATGGGGTCGAGCAGGTGCGGGTAGTCGGCAGGGTCGTACTCCAGGTCGGCGTCCTGGACGAGCACGATGTCCTTGGTGGCGGCGGCGAAGCCGGTGCGCAGGGCCGCGCCCTTGCCCCTGTTGCGGGGATGGTAGAGCACCGTGACCTTCTCAATGCCCTCCAGGGTGCGCAGCACGTCTCGCGTGCCGTCGGTGGAGAAGTCGTCCACCAGCACCACCTCGTCGACCGCCGGCTGCGCGAGCACCAGCTCCAGGATCTCGCGGATGGTGGCCTTCTCATTGTAGACGGGGATGACGACGGAGAGCGTCATGGCGAAGCCGTTCATAGGAGCCCCCCTTATGGTGAATGCCGTGGGGCGTCAAGGCGGCAGGGTTTCATGATCGTTGCGATATTTCGCCGGGATGGTATGCAGCGTGAAACAAGCCCCAAGCGGAGACACGCATGAGCCAGAACGGTCCCTCCTCCTCTCCCTCCTCGCTCAAGTCCCT
This genomic window from Fundidesulfovibrio soli contains:
- the queA gene encoding tRNA preQ1(34) S-adenosylmethionine ribosyltransferase-isomerase QueA, which codes for MKTLADETRLDAYRFDLPEALIAQEPASRRDASRLMLVERGRGASGEARFADLGAHLPPGALLVANNSRVLPARLLARKPTGGAVEFLLLTPLPLISPVAEGTPGSSWFHAEAHGLLRASKKPKPGQRLTFDPDLEIEVIERGDFGHSRVRLHWRGDLAALFERIGHMPLPPYIQRPDSEADRARYQTLHSRQDKRGSVAAPTAGLHFTPELRADLAARGFGWAEVSLHVGYGTFSPVRAEDIREHRMHAEFAEVPAETAEQIREAKAQGRPVVAVGTTSARALEGSFQALGGVGPFAGWTDIFITPGYRFGIVDAMVTNFHLPGSSLVIMVAALAGREAIFSAYARAVLEGYRFFSYGDAMLIR
- a CDS encoding glycosyltransferase family 2 protein, translated to MNGFAMTLSVVIPVYNEKATIREILELVLAQPAVDEVVLVDDFSTDGTRDVLRTLEGIEKVTVLYHPRNRGKGAALRTGFAAATKDIVLVQDADLEYDPADYPHLLDPILRGRADAVYGSRFLGGTHRVLYFWHYLANRFLTLLSNVFTGLNLTDMEVCYKVFRRDLLTRMNLVCDRFGIEPELTAKCARLKARVYEVPVAYYGRTYDEGKKIGWRDGVAAIYWILRFGICR